A segment of the Brienomyrus brachyistius isolate T26 chromosome 13, BBRACH_0.4, whole genome shotgun sequence genome:
AAAGTGACTGGTTTGGAGCTGAAACTAGCCTTCCCTACCCCTCCTGACCTGGCACGACCCCCCATCCCTTTTTTTGTTCTCTTTTGCGGAAGATTTGTCTGTCTTGTGTAGCACACAGACTTCACAATCTCACATGTTGACAGTTCATGCTCATTATATGCAATTCATTTCACTATTTCTGTTATACAAATGTCAACACAGGCCGGGCACAAATTTACTTTATTCCCACCCCATTGTTTTTTCGCAGTAAGCACAGCCAGTACAGCCTTCCATTGCAAtctttaaaacaaattaaataataataattaaaaaataaaacagtaacAGCAAGCAGAGGAATCGGGAAACTCTGTGAACACTGAAATGCCGAAGAGATGGGGGTTCATGTGAAAAGGAACCGCAACTGCAGCCACGGATGCTGGAACactgccctgggggggggagtaggTGCACTCAAGGCTGGTCCTGGGGGGCCACAGGGCTACCGGGAACCCTCTACGCGGCTCGGATTAGAGCAGGCCGCCCCAAACAGACCAGGCCGAGTACCGCTTTATGGCACTAGGggggtgtcccccccccatcccaaacaGACATCCCTGGAGATGGACCCTGGAATCCATATCTCCATTTTCTGCGTTTTGCGCAACGCAGGGTTACATCGTAAAACCTCTTTACaaatttttttctttgaatGACGAAAAAGGTAGCTGACGTCATATTTACAGATCTGTACAGGCTTCCCTGACGGCACATTTCACCAGGAAAACCGAAATGAGGCCAGACTTTCGTTCCGTTAAAAAACCCTATTAAAAGCATTATGCAAAAAACGATAAATGACAAgaacattttaataataataataataattattattattagacatTTTTTAATCATGAGAAGTACAAAGTACTTGGTAGAAATGAAGGAGTTAAGATTAAATATGGTTGGGGGACACTGTGCAGTTTCGGAAAGAATCGATGGGAATGTTACTTATTTTAAAGCCTAAaaacgaaacaaaaaaaaaaccttcacgTTAGAATAATAGTCTGATGATGCCATTGTTTCAAATTTTATCTTTGAAAAGTGAAGGtcatgtggggggggtggggggcagttatAACCAACTGCTTCCTATTGCATGGAAACTCCTAATTCCTAATTGAAATTCCTAATTAAAGAAATTCCTAATTGGAAATAAGACTCAAGTACGTAATGTGTACATTTTAGTGCAAATGTTAAAACTACTGTACTGAAGGAAGGAAAAATTTAACTACGGGATAGTAGGTGTGAGAAGAGGGTGCTGGGGAGCGTCGGCGCTGTGTTCGGGGCAGAGCGATACAGACTTCTGTCTCTGatgacactgtgtgtgtgtgtgggggggggggcttgtgctTATAGTCACTAAACATTATACAATGTCTTTTAAAATGAGTAGTTCCTCACCCTGTGTGTTAGCGAGCGCGAGTCACTCAGTACGCGACGTGCCGCATGCCGGCAAGCACACGTGTGACCGAAGCTCTCCCTGTCCGAAGGGAGCGAGACTCGTGCCACTGCATTTGAAATAACGCCACTTCCGGCAGACAGAAGCGTGctttaaaaatcacacacatcCGCCTCTGCCTGGCCATTCCTGCGGACACTGGTCATGCAATGGGTGAAAGGGGCGGAGCACGGACGACACGAGGAGGGCAGGAGAGACGTACTGGTCACAGAGACTCAGTACTGGTGTACCTGGCTTGGTGGGCTGAGGACGAGGGTGACCTCTGGGTGTTCCCAAAGGTCAAAGGCTGCCTGTAGACTTATTGGCACCCCCTGGAGGGCACAGAACGGAAAAACCAGAGCGACTTGCAGAAAGTTTCTCGCGATGGTGGGAATCAAGGCACACTGTACTGTTGTGATGTTCCTCTAGATCTGGACGGAGCTCAGAGGGGGCAGGAtggatgtaaatgtgtgtgggggggggggggggggggggggggggggagtagaagCTCAGTGTGCATGGGGCCCAGTTCGGGCCTGGGCGCTGGGCCGGGGGCTGCCGTACAGGGTGACTGACGCGATGTGCTTGTTCTGCATCACCTGAAAACAGCAGGAGGCCCATTCAGATCACACATGACTGTAATGACACACACTGAACACTGCAAACGGCAGGAGGCCCTTTCAGATCACACATGACTGTAATGACACACACTGAACACTGCAAATGGCAGGAGGCCCATTCAGATCACACATCACTGTAATGACACACACTGAACACTGCAAACGGCAGGAGGCCCTTTCAGATCACACATCACTGTAATGACACACACTGAACACTGCAAACGGCAGGAGGCCCTTTCAGATCACACATCACTGTAATGACACACACTGAACACTGCAAACTGCAGGAGGCCCTTTCAGATCACACATCACTGTAATGACACACACTGAACACTGCAAACTGCAGGAGGCCCTTTCAGATCACACATCACTGTAATGACACACACTGAACACTGCAAACTGCAGGAGGCCCTTTCAGATCACACATCACTGTAATGACACACACTGAACACTGCAAACTGCAGGAGGCCCTTTCAGATCACACATCACTGTAATGACACACACTGAACACTGCAAACTGCAGGAGGCCCTTTCAGATCACACATCACTGTAATGACACACACTGAACACTGCAAACGGCAGGAGGCCCTTTCAGATCACACATCACTGTAATGACACACACTGAACACTGCAAACGGCAGGAGGCCCTTTCAGATCACACATGATTGTAATGACACACACTGAACACTGCAAACTGCAGGAGGCCCTTTCAGATCACACATCACTGTAATGACACACACTGAACACTGCAAACGGCAGGAGGCCCTTTCAGATCACACATGACTGTAATGACACACACTGAACACTGCAAACGGCAAGAGGCCCTTTCAGATCACACATGACTAATGACACACACTGAACACTGCAAACAGCAGAACACACACATCCATGCTGATCACGTAACCCtataccccacacacacacacaccctgaagTCTTACCTCAAAAATCATCCTCTGCAGGCCAAAGCAGAAGGTTGAACCAAAAGGGTTGGTGTTGTTCGCAGATGATGACCTGCATGTCAGAGGTCACACATCAGACAGGATGAACTCAGAGCCCATGGTGTGTCCTCCGTTTGGCTCCTGTCTGACCGTCAGGAACAGGACTGGACCAGCCATCTGGAATTCTGCTCAGAATCTGCCGTGGGGAACCCCGGTCCTGTGCCAAATTTTAATTCTGGTCCAGCCCCAGTCAGAAGGTATGAGAGTAATACATCTCCTAaatcaggggtggggaacctctTCCATGGAGGGTCGGTTTTTCGGATGACCcgtcaatcagccaataacaaagCAGTGGGTCTCAACTCCAGTTCTGAGGACCCACTGTCCCCAAGAACCCATACCGGCCTCCACGGAACAGGTTCCCCACTTCCCCACCCCTGTCCTAAGTTATCTATGAATGGATGGCTTCCATAAAACACGGGGGACATCTGTCAGCAAGGCGGGGGCCATTTAGTACAGAACAGCGTCTTGTAGCGAAACGCAGGACGCCACGATTGTCAGAGCTGCATATCAGAAGGACTGGCTACAGAAGCTAAAGCACCAAAGCTGTAAGTGGAGGGCcaagacacagggcagggggcttCTACACAATGCGTGTTTCACATAGCACGCGAATGGTGCCACCTGCAGGTACCCAGGGACAATACAATCCACTGATTCGGCCCTCACCTGTGGAGGACGACGGGCTTCTCCATAGGATGACCCAAGAGCTGCTGAATATGATCCCACTGTAATAAACACAACGAACGGCTGTCAGCACACCACCCCTAATccacacccccaaccccccggaGGAGAAACACGGCAGCTGAGActggcaccttcataatgctgaaCACAAGAAATCAACACAAACAGGCATCAGACACGACCTCAACCTGCAAATGCCCAGTGTAAACCTGAAATGGCAGGAGGCGGAAGATCCTCTAGAGGATTTGTACCTTGCTGAAGGTGGTCAGGATGCAGTCTTCGGGCTGAGCCTCGGCACCTTCTGGAGGAGGCCAGAGAAGAGGGGTGAAGCAGAGAGTGGGGGCCACagaaacactcactcacactcactcagTCTACCTACCAGTCTTCACCACAAGCGGGATCTTGAAATCACAGCGGTGGTATCTGTTACGGAACGGCGGGGGCACATATTAGCATGAAGTGCATCTGCAGCGAACGACATCGTCATCTTTAAGAGGCCTACTTGATGGATATGAGGCCCACGTGCGGTGAACCTCATTCGGGATCGCGGACATCGAGCTGCTTACATGTTGAAATTGTAATGACCGGGGAAATTGGTGTGGAGCACAAACTTCTTCACTAGGTGTGTAGTGGCATCGAACAATATATCCTGAGTTGGGGCAGGGGGTGAGGGGGAGGGAAAAGTCAGAAAAACAGACACTTTAGAACTAAAAAAACTACTTTTGAACTAAATTTTACCTTGTGTTTATATCTATATAATTAAATTGGCAGATCAAGTGTCAGCCAAACGCATTAGAAATCAGAGGGACATGGAGGTCTATGTCCTGAGGTTTGCTCTGCTCCTTAATTACAATAAATTGCACAATTATTAAACATCTTAAACCATTTTGCGGGTTTAAATAATTGGGCCTGTCTGTGCAGTTCTGGCTAGCGCCGAATGGCTGACTCTTGGCGCACCATGACACCCAGCCCTGGGCCAACCCAGCCTGTCGGCACGGATACGCACCACTCCCAGAGTGAAGTAATTGAAGAAGTAGTCGTTGCATTTGGAGGGAACTTGCTTATGTGGGGAGGGGGAATGGATCTTCATCTGGAAAaggaaacgggggggggggggggggggattcaagtCCGCAGTCATGAAACCTAGACAGACGCCATCATCAGGAGTGAAGGGAACCACCGTGCATCAGGAGGAGAGCTTCTGCGCACCTTATCCTCAGACTTGTAGAACACCTTGTGTGGGGAGCCCAGAGCACTGAGGACATCTTGACAGGAGTCTCCAAAGTAGATGCTGCTCTCAAGGGTGCGGACCTTCGCATCTGCCATGACCCCCAGGCCACACCCTGTCCATGAAAGCACAGAGAGAACGTGCAGACACACGCATGGCGGCACAAGTACGAGGCTAATGTGGCGAATCAGGCCAAGGGTACCTGCCGTGAGGAGGCGGAGCCTAAGGCCTAGAGGCCCAGCCCCATCCCGCAAGACATCTACGCTCTCCGCGTACACGTTGCCAAGGAAACAGGCCAGAGGCATCCCCGGAGCCCTGAAACAACCACCACAAAGGATCCAGGATTTAGTAAACACAGGCACCTTAGGGTGGGGTTCATTATCATTTATCTGTTTAAGGGGAGGGTCAATAGAGCAGcaccccccgcacccccacccGGGACGCTCACTTGGTGTCCTGCAAGCTGTTCCCGGTGTAAATAAACATGCGCTTCACTGTCGCTCCATGAGGAATCTGCAGGGAAAGCAGACCCGTGGGGACAGTCAGGGTGTCAAGATAAAACAGCTAAACTCAGTGGGCCGTGCGAATTTCACTTTGCATGGGGAACGATCGTCCAATTACCAGCCGACTCATTTTTGACAAGCTACATGTTAAATTACTTGTATATACAGACATCACATCCTTACCAAAGAATCACAGCAACCACTAATTTTACTGAACATAAATTTTACTTGAAAACCAAACTAGAACCAAAATTAATCAGTAAACTCAGTATAAAAAATCCTTCATATATCAAGAACTCTTATGGGGAACAGAGTATTAAGGAACCCCATCCAAGTAGGAGGGAGAATGTCCTTAGATCTCGTCTGACCAAACATCTCTGACAAAACAACTTTGCTAGACCAGCCGGGAATCTCACCTCATATTTCGGAGCTTCGCTCCAGGAATCCAGTTGGAAGGAGAAGGAAAGCCCTCGGAAATTCAGCTGGAAGAGCTGCTCAGCGGCGTTGTAAACTGCAGAGGGTGGGCGCCATTCAACTTAGAGCCAAAATCCTTCAGCGTTCCATTATGCATAGTGCTTTAGACCACGCCCCCACCGCACAACAATAACAGCACTAATGACGAGGTTTAAGTAGTAATGCATCCCAGGCGAGCGAGTGTAGAAAAGGGGGAAAGAGTTTACAGACTCATCTAATTCAATTACAGCACAGAGGACACAACACTAATGGCAAATTTGATGATGAAATGACAACATTTGTAATCGGCTAGGTAGTTACTATCAATGATGAGAAAGAACACGAAATACGGACAGAGAAGGCTTCTTACCTCCTGGGTGTGTAGCTCCGAAAGACTGGTCGATCTGCTCTATGGTGGGTGCTATAGCCTGAGAGTTAAAATGGACTCCACTGCCGAATAGAGATGGCGCATTACCGTGTGATACCGTAAAACATCCTCTAAGCACATCCCATGTAAAAGAACAAACCTCAAGCTTGAAGCAAATAAAACAAGGAAGCATTACTTTCTTCAAAGGAGAAGAAGGGCCAGTTAAGGAAAAATAAAGAGGCAAAGAAatggtgcccccccaccccaataaaCATCAGTGGCGTCAGTGTATCAGTGGGGCTGAATACCTTGACCACTCACCAGTATTTCAGCTTCACTTTACTCATGTCATAGACTTCAATGACCTACACAGGACAAAGGGGCAACAAGTCAGTCAGGGGCAGCCGGTGGGTGTCTGTACAGCTCATGTTGTAGGAACAATCAAACAAAGACGTGCAATAAATAGCTTTTGTGCCTCAGAACTGGAACACAAACAAGGTGGCCTTTCATCACTTTCACACTGACAGCACGTCACAAATTCTAAAAAGGCTTTTTTCTTCCCCGCTCTTAAAGAGACAGAACATCTTTAATGTGCAAGAGATGCTGAGCAGACGTTCAGTAAGTGGAAACTTAAAAAGTATTATATTAACGCCATCCTTTAAGCACATCCTGTGGAAACAAACAAACCTCGCACAGTTTGTTGAAAGACTACATGCTACATGGATAACCACCATCTCACACACGGACGGCATGACATCTACAGTCTCACCTTCAGTCTCTGATTACAGGCATCAAACAGTAGTTTAATTCCATCCTGAGTCAGGCTGAGAATGAGGTCATGACTGAGTGGTGTCTAAGAAGACAGACAGTGGACTTTAGTACAGTGCTATACTTATGTGATCGACAAGCACGTGGCAATAAGTTTGCTCTGGGAAAACAGAAGTCCAACACAATGCAGTACCGCGCGACACCGGGGACCACCACGTGACACGCAGCCCACTTACCTGCTCACTGTAAAGGACCTGCACATTCTTGATTATTcggcagtgtttctgcagaatgGAGATGGCCTGGGCCAATGGCATCCCTGAGAGACGCAGAAAGAATAGCTTAAAACATTCCGTATTTACACAAGAAAGTGATCAAGACATTACTGTAACGCAACCCCCCTGTAAACACTCAACTTCCGGTTTCTTGCTAAGGAGCCAACAAAAACAGACACTACACAGACATCTCAACTCCAGCACAAATGTTCTGAAGTttgcacttgcaataaataTTAATCAACGTCCGTCAACAAGTTTACTGGCAACCGAGCAAACCAAATACCGCTAGCCAGGCACCAATGGGTATGTAAATACTGCACCTAAATGCAGTCAGACGGTTAGCATCAGCCTGCAGTGTAAATGATGGTATAACGAAACTGCCAGCTCACCTAGTGCGAATTCCCATTGCTCATTTCCTAGCGATCTCTCCGGAACGACCTCCAGATCCAGCATTGGCGACTTGGTGGTCTGATGTTCAGCTCGCTTCCCCGCCTGCACTCGGGCTATTAGGCTTAGCTTAAAAACGACGCTGGCAAAACAGCTCGACGGGAACTAGTCCTGGAAAACCGTGGGGATCGGCGACATTAACGGCGGACGCTCCTGTAACAGAGTCGCTTTGCCGCCCCGGTGATGTGTCACCGCTGTTTGCCAAGtttaaataacataaaacaacCTAGCTGACGTTCCTGTTATGaagattaataattaataaaatacgcatacacaaaaacacactCGCATGTAAAACCAATGGAACGGCCCCGTcaattcaataaataaatatgttaatCAGTATCACAGCAGCCCAGTGCTCAAAATAGCTAACGCGTCCGAATCTAAAAGCCTCGTCTTCCGTTTCATCCGCTTCCAGTCACTAGTACGTTATCGGCAATTTACTACTATACAGatttatgttaaaaaaaattcaaacagTCAGATAATAAAGCGCAGTAAACGATGTGATCAATATTACACCCGCTTCTTATTGTTACCCAATAAGTTTCTCAGCTGTCTTCGTCAATAAATTACGAAATGCCCTTGTCTGTTTTATCTAATAAAATGCTGTCCCTGTACCTGCCGCCACATCTGTACATAGTATCCAGTATTTATTCATGCCTTGTTTTTTCTAGTAACGTAGTTAGCTAGCTGGCCAGCTACACAGAATTCGGCCAGATAACGTAGCAAAATTACAACTTCAACACCTGTCTGTGATGTCAGGTTACCACGGAATTTTGTCTTATTTGCTTGTGTATTTTTcgtgttttaaaaataaaggcgATAAGCAGAGCGGCAGCAGCAGCTACTCCCATTAAAAACAACTCAAATCAGCTGATACTGACTTCCGGTATAGATGACGCGGTCACTTCCTGGTCACGTGGTCTGCGAGCGAGCAGTAGACCTGCGGATGCAGGCACGTGTGAGACGTGTGACTTAAATAAAGCTTTTGATTTCGTAACCGTGCCGCGGCTTTTCGTTTTATTGCgtatatttatatttcataACGGTCATACAAAGCAGGTTACGTAACATGCAGCTAAATATTCCCTCGGATCATAtttggttgttgtttttctgaattgatcATGATAGTTTATAATTGTTTTCCTGTTTGATGGACACCGATGCATTTTCAAACCGTTTCTTATTACTAATCTCATGAGTATCTTCTGACACATCTAATAATGAAACCATGTGGAATAGTAAAGGCTTACGTAAGTTTGTTGGTGCTACCCTTTAAATGGGGATTTTTGCAAAATGTATTAACATACTTTTAAAATAGATgtaaggtattttttaataaaagatGTAAAATGGTGAGCGTTTACATTTAAAATCATACGCACTGTTAAATTTGATACAAGTTTattaagaaaaaagaaaaaacaaacactTCAGAATCAGTCATTTTCCCAACAAAGTAAAATGTAGCGAAAGCAATCTTTGTCACGTAAGGCAACCActgaaaaacaggaaaaacagaagtacaCATTGTCTTATCTTCATAACCGACCCTGAAAACTGAACAAAGCTCCGTTTGCTTCAATAACTTaaacaaataagaaaataaatcaataaaaaagaaGAGGCAAGCTTTCCAGCAGACAGTCAACTGTGTGTAACTCCCGGCCTTAATGCCAGCATTAAGAAGGGATGAATGAGTAAAGGGCGGGCAGGTGACGCCGGGCAGCGGCCAACGCCCTGAGGACGGGAGCGAAACTGTCCGTCGCGGCTACTAAGGCTACCATCTGTATCTAGATGTTCGCCAAACTCTTTGGCTGAGAAAGTTCAGCTTGACTGCAAATACCAATAGGTGGTAAGGAAAGAAAGTGGGGAAAATACACATACAACCCCGGTTATGTATAACGTGTTCGTAACAACACTGTGATCCTGTTGGAACATTATTACATAGATACAGGATTACATACaaaagctgtggaaaaaaaatcccaaaactTCTTTTTGGTATACGTTGGAGGTAGGTCTTAAATAGTTTCCGACATCTAACAAATGAATAAGCAGTGCTACTGTTAAATGGACAATACACGATAATCTTTCCGTTTTGATATGTAAACTAGACATAGGCATAGACCCAGGGCTCTTGTT
Coding sequences within it:
- the phaf1 gene encoding UPF0183 protein C16orf70 homolog, whose product is MLDLEVVPERSLGNEQWEFALGMPLAQAISILQKHCRIIKNVQVLYSEQTPLSHDLILSLTQDGIKLLFDACNQRLKVIEVYDMSKVKLKYCGVHFNSQAIAPTIEQIDQSFGATHPGVYNAAEQLFQLNFRGLSFSFQLDSWSEAPKYEIPHGATVKRMFIYTGNSLQDTKAPGMPLACFLGNVYAESVDVLRDGAGPLGLRLRLLTAGCGLGVMADAKVRTLESSIYFGDSCQDVLSALGSPHKVFYKSEDKMKIHSPSPHKQVPSKCNDYFFNYFTLGVDILFDATTHLVKKFVLHTNFPGHYNFNIYHRCDFKIPLVVKTEGAEAQPEDCILTTFSKWDHIQQLLGHPMEKPVVLHRSSSANNTNPFGSTFCFGLQRMIFEVMQNKHIASVTLYGSPRPSAQARTGPHAH